Below is a window of Musa acuminata AAA Group cultivar baxijiao chromosome BXJ3-11, Cavendish_Baxijiao_AAA, whole genome shotgun sequence DNA.
GAACTGGCCAATACTGCAAACTACAGCTTCCGTGCAAATAATATAGAAGTGTTCTTAATTTGTTGTCATCACTCGTTCTAACTTTTCTAGTGAAGTTGTCTTAACAGTGAATATTTGATCGCATAGCACATATTAGAATTGCACTTAAGCAGACAGGTGGTTATAAATGACAGATTAATAGGTTCACTATGCAGCCTAAGTGATCATGCATAAAGTTCTTCCCAGACAGAATTATAGCCTGAGTGAGGTACCATTGTCTTTCTTGTAGTCTCTGGATGCTTATATACATTGAATTTTATAGTTTATACCACCTAAGGTTTTGGTGTACAATTATTTTATCACATGTTATGTACAGCTTTTACTGAATAAAATTAGGAATAAATTCTTGTATTCAGGAACCTTGTTGAACTGTTTGATTATAAACCTCAGCATACTTCTGCATTCTGGTAGCTACCTACTTCTATAAGCTTATGACTTGTATAGAAGTTATATGGATTATATCTTTAAAACGGAATCATATGTAACAATTATCTTGATGGTTCCAACAACAGAAATTGGCACTGGAACACCTCAAAGCCGAAGTAAAATATCAAAGGCAGTCAAAGGAAATGATCAATTGTGCACATTATGTGAGAACTTTACTGCACAGGCTACACAATATATTGGTGAAAACAAGACTCAAACTGAGTTACTTGAAACCCTTCATCAAGCATGTTCTGAGATGAAGCCTTTCGAGGAGCAGGTAATCCTTTATGTCACGAGTAGAAATAATTTGCTTGTAAGCCTTTCAATGAGCAGTTAGAGTTTTCGATGCATATATGATCCTGACAGTTGATTCCGTTTGAGCTTTCATCTAATCCTCATACAAATTTTGTGGCAGTGCATTCTGTTAGTGGACTTCTATGCATCTCTTTTCTTTGCCGAGATCTCTAAGATACACCCAGAAGAGTTCTGCAAAAAATTTGATCTTTGTGAGGAGATGGATTCTATTAATCTGCGAACAAGTGATGATTCCTGCTCCCTTTGTCATGATGTTGTTGCTAAAGTATTTATCAAACTCAAAGATCCTGACACTCAGGTAACTGTTGTTTCTCTGTACCAATTTTATTCCAACTTCATTTGTTTCTTCATTTCAAGCTATCCTGTGTCTGTAATATTAGAATAGGAGCTTTTGTTGTTAAATAGTCATTTTTTAGGGCATTTTGCTAGCATCTACTCCAGAAGGATTTTCCATTAATAAATGCATAATCTTCCTTCAAAAACCAATATTGTGTCACCTTATCAAAAGGACTTGGTCATGGATTTGTCATTTATCTTTTAATGGATAACTGAATCTATTTAATAAGGATGCAAAAATGCATCATTCTGCCCTGATAACAATTttctttgttcaaatttatgcaaCCTGC
It encodes the following:
- the LOC135653313 gene encoding uncharacterized protein LOC135653313 isoform X3, producing MALREGFFLLMLIITWASTDARSSVNFDIMATEIGTGTPQSRSKISKAVKGNDQLCTLCENFTAQATQYIGENKTQTELLETLHQACSEMKPFEEQCILLVDFYASLFFAEISKIHPEEFCKKFDLCEEMDSINLRTSDDSCSLCHDVVAKVFIKLKDPDTQFEVIKMLLKECNEVENYVKECKKLVLQYGPLILVNGEKFLENTDVCTAIHACKTSKVELISTVLVAEY
- the LOC135653313 gene encoding uncharacterized protein LOC135653313 isoform X1, with product MFLGPMALREGFFLLMLIITWASTDARSSVNFDIMATEIGTGTPQSRSKISKAVKGNDQLCTLCENFTAQATQYIGENKTQTELLETLHQACSEMKPFEEQCILLVDFYASLFFAEISKIHPEEFCKKFDLCEEMDSINLRTSDDSCSLCHDVVAKVFIKLKDPDTQFEVIKMLLKECNEVENYVKECKKLVLQYGPLILVNGEKFLENTDVCTAIHACKTSKVELISTVLVAEY
- the LOC135653313 gene encoding uncharacterized protein LOC135653313 isoform X2 produces the protein MFLGPMALREGFFLLMLIITWASTDARSSVNFDIMEIGTGTPQSRSKISKAVKGNDQLCTLCENFTAQATQYIGENKTQTELLETLHQACSEMKPFEEQCILLVDFYASLFFAEISKIHPEEFCKKFDLCEEMDSINLRTSDDSCSLCHDVVAKVFIKLKDPDTQFEVIKMLLKECNEVENYVKECKKLVLQYGPLILVNGEKFLENTDVCTAIHACKTSKVELISTVLVAEY
- the LOC135653313 gene encoding uncharacterized protein LOC135653313 isoform X4 yields the protein MALREGFFLLMLIITWASTDARSSVNFDIMEIGTGTPQSRSKISKAVKGNDQLCTLCENFTAQATQYIGENKTQTELLETLHQACSEMKPFEEQCILLVDFYASLFFAEISKIHPEEFCKKFDLCEEMDSINLRTSDDSCSLCHDVVAKVFIKLKDPDTQFEVIKMLLKECNEVENYVKECKKLVLQYGPLILVNGEKFLENTDVCTAIHACKTSKVELISTVLVAEY